One window of the Chryseotalea sp. WA131a genome contains the following:
- a CDS encoding ABC transporter permease — translation MIKHYLTHFVRNLQRQKLFTFINILGLTVGIASSLLIYLYARHEFSFDRFHHNADHIYRLNQTFIWGESSDNEFASTGPGVAYAVKEEIPEVKLLTSIHTPGDFLVSYTNQKNEVISFEQTEVLAADSNFFKMFNFPLVKGDAAFALQQANTIVLTESTAKKYFGGEEPMGKLILMGAGENQKTYEVTGVAKDLPSNTYLQFDVLMSMNSFPEIKKRYWSWVWTQLETYVLLDENASLEKIKAKLATVPRKHAEATLQRTMNISFDDYIKSGKNWELFLQPITAIHLPAKVVYNRLINDGNLTIIYSLIGAAIFIILLSCVNFMNLSTAQFTKRIKDASVRKILGLGKVELGIGYFIEAFIFCTIALLIALALIQILLPGFNLLVGRELQINLLNDPQLIIALLSLALVMSLLSGSYPAIFLSAYHPVEAMKGKLKTGNEGKSFRNGLVVFQFSVSIALIICTAVVFQQLKFVGEKDLGFDRENLVVISHAERLSDGESAVNAAFNVPGVVNASLSTSVPPNLWGGDKFSAEGMGANTFPLNLTTADERYLSTLGVKLKYGRNFLVNTPGDVNRVILNEAAVKRIGWDLNESAIGKKIEYPGGEVRFEVIGVVEDYHYWSLGNPIEPMAIFHLKNKDVYGANTKQYVVLRMEGQTSANWEKSLASLAALWKEKAGDVAFDYSFVDQAFANTFKAERNFGKTLTVLATLGIIIAALGLLGMIVYTLEQRTKEIGIRKVAGASAKDILILISTGFTKLIMIAFVIGAPLSYWLMTKWLQGFTYHISPSPYIYIVAGMGTLLVALAITSYHSIKAATLNPVEVLRDE, via the coding sequence ATGATTAAGCACTACCTCACCCACTTCGTTCGCAACCTGCAAAGGCAAAAGCTTTTTACATTCATCAACATTCTTGGGCTTACGGTGGGTATTGCCAGTTCGCTACTCATTTACCTTTATGCGAGGCACGAGTTTAGCTTCGATCGATTCCATCACAATGCAGACCATATTTACCGCCTCAACCAAACCTTTATTTGGGGCGAGAGCAGCGACAATGAATTTGCCTCTACCGGTCCGGGAGTAGCCTACGCTGTAAAAGAAGAAATACCCGAAGTAAAATTGCTCACCAGCATTCACACGCCAGGAGATTTTTTGGTTTCCTATACCAACCAAAAAAATGAAGTAATCTCTTTTGAGCAGACTGAGGTATTGGCTGCTGATTCCAATTTCTTCAAAATGTTCAACTTCCCTTTGGTGAAGGGCGATGCAGCATTTGCACTTCAACAAGCCAACACGATTGTTCTGACCGAATCAACCGCTAAGAAGTACTTTGGTGGCGAAGAACCCATGGGAAAATTGATATTGATGGGCGCAGGCGAAAATCAAAAAACGTATGAGGTAACAGGAGTGGCAAAAGATCTACCCTCCAATACTTATCTTCAATTTGACGTACTCATGTCGATGAACAGTTTTCCGGAAATCAAAAAAAGGTATTGGAGTTGGGTGTGGACTCAATTGGAAACCTATGTATTGCTAGACGAAAACGCTAGCCTTGAAAAGATAAAAGCAAAATTAGCAACCGTACCACGCAAACACGCTGAAGCCACGCTTCAACGGACGATGAACATATCGTTTGACGACTACATCAAATCTGGAAAAAATTGGGAGTTGTTTCTACAACCAATTACGGCTATTCATTTACCTGCTAAGGTGGTCTACAACCGTTTGATCAATGATGGAAATCTAACGATCATCTACTCACTGATAGGTGCAGCTATTTTTATCATTCTCTTGTCTTGCGTCAACTTTATGAATTTATCTACAGCTCAATTCACCAAGAGAATCAAGGATGCCAGCGTCAGAAAAATATTGGGATTGGGAAAGGTAGAATTGGGCATCGGATACTTCATCGAAGCATTCATTTTTTGTACGATTGCTTTGTTGATAGCGTTGGCTTTGATTCAAATTTTATTGCCAGGATTTAATCTTTTGGTAGGTCGTGAACTACAGATAAATTTATTGAACGATCCGCAATTGATCATTGCATTACTGTCGCTCGCTTTGGTCATGAGCCTACTTTCAGGAAGTTACCCTGCCATCTTCCTCAGCGCTTACCATCCGGTTGAAGCTATGAAAGGAAAATTGAAAACGGGAAATGAAGGAAAGTCTTTTCGCAATGGATTAGTGGTTTTCCAATTCTCCGTATCCATTGCACTCATCATCTGTACGGCAGTGGTTTTTCAGCAATTAAAATTTGTTGGTGAAAAAGATTTAGGATTTGACAGAGAAAACCTAGTGGTGATCAGCCATGCCGAACGGTTGAGTGATGGTGAAAGCGCTGTCAACGCAGCCTTCAATGTGCCGGGCGTGGTAAACGCATCACTTTCCACATCTGTTCCACCCAATCTTTGGGGAGGAGATAAATTCAGCGCAGAAGGTATGGGCGCTAACACGTTCCCACTTAATTTAACAACAGCAGATGAAAGATATCTCTCGACCCTCGGTGTAAAGTTGAAATATGGAAGAAATTTCTTAGTGAATACACCTGGTGATGTAAACCGGGTAATCCTTAATGAAGCTGCAGTAAAACGAATCGGTTGGGACTTGAATGAATCAGCCATTGGCAAAAAAATTGAGTACCCAGGTGGAGAAGTCCGCTTTGAAGTGATTGGTGTAGTGGAAGATTATCACTACTGGTCGTTAGGAAACCCCATCGAACCGATGGCCATTTTTCACCTAAAAAATAAAGACGTTTATGGTGCTAACACGAAGCAGTATGTTGTGCTTCGTATGGAAGGGCAAACAAGTGCCAATTGGGAAAAATCACTTGCCTCCCTAGCCGCCTTATGGAAAGAAAAAGCTGGCGATGTTGCTTTTGATTATTCATTCGTTGATCAGGCTTTTGCTAATACTTTTAAAGCAGAACGAAATTTTGGCAAAACATTAACGGTGCTAGCAACACTTGGTATTATCATTGCAGCCTTAGGGTTACTTGGCATGATTGTTTATACGCTAGAGCAGCGCACCAAAGAAATTGGGATTAGAAAGGTCGCTGGGGCTTCCGCAAAAGATATTTTGATTTTGATATCGACAGGCTTCACCAAACTTATCATGATAGCATTTGTAATTGGTGCGCCTCTATCTTACTGGTTAATGACCAAATGGTTGCAGGGATTTACTTATCACATTTCACCATCGCCCTACATTTACATCGTGGCGGGAATGGGAACATTATTAGTTGCTCTCGCGATTACCAGTTATCATTCCATCAAGGCCGCGACCCTCAATCCGGTGGAAGTATTAAGAGATGAATAA
- a CDS encoding Uma2 family endonuclease translates to MSTLTIDKTKDWTVEDYLLLGEFKTPCQLINGELIMSPAPAPLHQRVLRKLFKIVDAQNLSGELFFAPIDLYVDNKNVFQPDLVYLSPKHTSSLTERGIEGPVDLVVEIISPSNSYTDRNQKKKKYLEFGVTEYWIVDPANETIEIYTPARGQDIPVLYLSGNGRVKSNAIPSVSFELEELF, encoded by the coding sequence ATGAGTACGCTGACCATTGATAAAACAAAAGATTGGACTGTGGAGGACTACCTTCTTCTAGGTGAATTTAAAACGCCATGCCAGTTAATTAACGGAGAATTAATTATGAGTCCAGCCCCAGCCCCTTTGCACCAGCGAGTTTTGCGGAAATTGTTTAAAATCGTTGATGCGCAAAACCTATCGGGTGAGCTATTCTTTGCACCTATTGACCTTTATGTTGACAACAAAAATGTTTTTCAACCAGACTTAGTTTATTTATCACCAAAACATACCTCATCTCTTACAGAAAGAGGAATAGAAGGCCCTGTTGATCTAGTGGTTGAGATTATTTCTCCCTCCAATAGCTATACTGATCGAAATCAAAAAAAGAAAAAGTATTTGGAGTTTGGCGTGACAGAATATTGGATTGTTGATCCCGCAAACGAAACCATTGAAATCTATACACCGGCAAGGGGTCAAGATATTCCTGTGCTTTATCTTTCAGGAAATGGTAGAGTTAAATCAAATGCTATCCCAAGCGTAAGTTTTGAATTAGAAGAGTTGTTCTAA
- a CDS encoding YfhO family protein yields MKIVKWDLILPHALAVVLFALVTIFFFSPVFFESKTVQQTDIEQYQGSSKSINDFRAQSNGEEALWAPSMFSGMPAYLVSVRWSDGPIVNTKKVLSLFLPRPVNNIFLAFLCYYVLLLSFRVRPYLAIAGAVAFGLSSYMIIGLSAGHNARIGAIAFVPLVLAGIHLTFSNKRWLGFGVTAMAMALHLRENHLQITYYMTLMVGVYGLIQLIYAWREKQLKVFFTTVGLLIPAVVIAVGTFFGQFWAITEYTRYSIRGASELVMQGVKTKDADGLSRDYAFQYKYGIGESMCLMVPNFYGGASTQAFVQDQTSASYKALVSNSSSNEEANQLAAFTAHYWGPQGPTIGAYYAGAIVVFLFVLGILLADKKYVWWLVPMAALSLMLSWGDAFSSFNYLMFDYFPGYNKFRSVSFGLVIILLAMPLLGMLGVERYMSEGATPTNKKKLLIAFGVVGGTCLALVLFAGLGSYMGEGDGQLPVWFKKALMEDRASLLRSDAIRSLAFIGSIFIMLYFNVFKKISPSGFYAFLAIMILADLAVVDKRYFTKDSYQRKRDNTVFAATGADQEILKDKSHYRVFNVQGTFLEARTSYFHYSLGGYHGAKLRRYQDLYDSCLAKERIQLFGDAQQGRLDLAKFGVMNMLNTKYIVYGEEANNVIPNPNANGPAWFVKNIETVNSPTEELKRVREVDTKSTAVVDGSKFKVQPSGFDSLATIFLLDFKPPYIKYQSESTVNGLAVFSEIYYPKGWRAFIDGKEVPVLRANYVLRALEIPQGKHTIEFKFEPKPYVVGNKITFASSWVMLLVLLGCVGMTLRSQKEN; encoded by the coding sequence ATGAAAATAGTAAAATGGGATTTAATTCTGCCTCATGCCTTAGCAGTAGTTTTATTTGCCTTAGTAACCATTTTCTTTTTCAGTCCTGTATTCTTTGAGAGCAAAACGGTTCAACAGACAGATATTGAACAATACCAAGGGAGCAGTAAATCTATCAATGATTTTCGCGCTCAGTCTAATGGCGAAGAAGCATTGTGGGCACCTTCTATGTTCAGCGGTATGCCAGCCTATTTGGTGAGTGTGCGCTGGAGTGATGGACCAATTGTAAATACAAAAAAAGTTTTGAGTTTGTTTTTGCCTCGTCCCGTCAACAATATTTTTCTCGCCTTCCTTTGCTACTATGTTTTATTGTTGAGCTTTCGTGTTCGGCCATACTTGGCTATTGCAGGTGCAGTCGCTTTCGGACTTTCTTCATACATGATTATCGGGCTTTCGGCTGGGCATAATGCGCGCATTGGGGCGATTGCTTTTGTTCCACTCGTGCTAGCAGGAATCCACTTGACATTTTCAAATAAACGTTGGTTGGGTTTTGGGGTTACCGCGATGGCCATGGCGCTTCACTTGCGCGAGAACCACTTGCAGATTACATACTACATGACACTGATGGTAGGTGTGTACGGACTAATCCAATTGATCTATGCGTGGAGAGAGAAACAACTTAAAGTTTTTTTTACAACGGTTGGATTATTGATACCTGCGGTTGTGATTGCAGTCGGTACTTTCTTCGGACAGTTTTGGGCAATTACTGAATATACCCGTTACTCCATTCGCGGTGCATCTGAATTGGTGATGCAGGGTGTTAAAACAAAAGATGCTGATGGCTTGAGCCGTGATTACGCATTCCAATATAAATATGGCATTGGCGAATCGATGTGCTTGATGGTGCCCAATTTTTATGGAGGAGCCAGCACCCAAGCCTTTGTGCAAGACCAAACCAGTGCCTCTTATAAGGCGTTGGTCAGCAATTCATCGAGTAATGAAGAGGCCAATCAGTTGGCGGCTTTTACGGCTCACTATTGGGGGCCGCAAGGACCAACCATCGGTGCCTACTATGCGGGAGCGATTGTTGTCTTTCTATTTGTGTTGGGGATTTTGCTCGCAGATAAAAAGTATGTGTGGTGGTTAGTACCCATGGCTGCTTTGAGTTTGATGTTGAGTTGGGGGGATGCGTTTTCCTCCTTCAACTATTTGATGTTTGATTATTTTCCAGGTTACAACAAATTTCGCTCGGTAAGTTTTGGGTTGGTAATTATTCTTTTGGCCATGCCCTTGCTGGGGATGTTGGGAGTTGAGAGATATATGAGCGAAGGTGCTACGCCAACCAACAAGAAAAAACTATTGATTGCGTTTGGCGTGGTAGGTGGAACCTGTTTGGCGTTGGTTCTTTTTGCGGGACTGGGCTCCTACATGGGTGAAGGCGATGGTCAATTGCCTGTTTGGTTTAAGAAGGCGTTGATGGAAGACAGAGCTTCTTTGTTACGCTCGGACGCGATCCGCTCGTTGGCGTTTATTGGTTCCATCTTTATCATGTTGTATTTTAACGTATTTAAGAAAATCTCGCCATCAGGTTTTTATGCTTTCTTGGCAATCATGATTCTTGCAGACTTAGCGGTAGTAGACAAGCGCTATTTCACGAAAGACAGTTATCAGCGCAAGCGTGACAATACTGTATTTGCAGCAACCGGAGCGGATCAAGAAATTTTAAAAGACAAAAGTCACTATCGCGTATTTAATGTGCAGGGTACTTTTTTAGAAGCACGCACTTCCTATTTTCATTATTCATTGGGTGGCTATCACGGTGCGAAACTCAGGCGCTACCAAGATTTGTATGACTCATGCCTTGCCAAAGAGCGGATACAATTGTTTGGTGATGCCCAACAAGGTAGATTGGATTTGGCAAAGTTTGGTGTGATGAACATGCTGAACACCAAGTATATTGTTTATGGCGAAGAAGCCAATAATGTGATACCCAACCCAAATGCCAATGGCCCAGCTTGGTTTGTGAAGAATATTGAAACCGTAAATTCACCAACTGAAGAATTGAAAAGAGTTAGAGAGGTGGATACAAAAAGTACTGCGGTTGTAGATGGTTCGAAGTTTAAAGTTCAGCCTTCCGGATTTGATAGTTTGGCCACCATTTTTTTATTGGACTTCAAACCTCCCTATATAAAATACCAATCTGAATCAACTGTGAACGGACTGGCCGTGTTTTCGGAAATCTATTACCCCAAAGGCTGGCGTGCATTTATCGATGGAAAAGAAGTACCCGTTCTTCGAGCGAATTATGTGCTTCGTGCGCTTGAAATCCCGCAAGGCAAACACACTATTGAATTTAAGTTTGAACCCAAGCCGTATGTAGTTGGCAACAAAATCACGTTTGCATCAAGCTGGGTGATGCTGTTGGTGCTGTTGGGTTGTGTGGGAATGACATTACGGAGCCAAAAAGAGAATTAG